A window from Exiguobacterium marinum DSM 16307 encodes these proteins:
- a CDS encoding HIT family protein: MHTDPTCIFCKIAQQEIPSYRVYEDEAVVAFLDLSQVTKGHTLVIPKHHTRNIYELPEDVAADVFKRIPTIANAIQRETGAIGMNVLSNAEEIAGQTVYHFHIHLIPRFGHEDGFGAKWITQNDAFTSEELSTLASNIHAHV, encoded by the coding sequence ATGCATACCGATCCAACCTGTATCTTTTGTAAAATCGCTCAGCAAGAAATCCCGTCGTATCGGGTGTATGAAGATGAGGCTGTCGTCGCTTTTCTCGACCTCTCACAAGTGACAAAAGGTCACACGCTCGTCATCCCGAAACATCATACGAGAAACATTTACGAATTGCCTGAAGATGTCGCGGCGGATGTATTTAAACGAATCCCAACAATCGCTAATGCGATTCAGCGCGAGACGGGTGCAATCGGAATGAACGTCTTATCGAACGCAGAAGAAATAGCCGGGCAAACGGTGTATCACTTCCATATTCATTTAATTCCGCGTTTTGGACATGAGGACGGGTTTGGTGCGAAATGGATTACGCAAAACGACGCCTTCACATCTGAAGAACTCTCCACCCTTGCATCGAATATCCATGCCCACGTATAA
- a CDS encoding MerR family transcriptional regulator: MDYKSKKVIGMGVVTDLTGLSERQVRYYEEKGLVLPERTKGGSRKYSFHDVERLIEVATKLEDGWRIQDIKERERRLSTKQRDDMIRGQLNSAFRTFPTKK, translated from the coding sequence ATGGACTACAAATCGAAGAAGGTCATCGGAATGGGCGTCGTGACAGATTTGACGGGGCTTTCGGAGCGTCAAGTCCGCTACTATGAAGAAAAAGGTCTCGTCTTGCCTGAACGGACGAAAGGTGGGTCACGTAAATATTCTTTCCATGACGTGGAGCGTTTGATTGAAGTGGCGACCAAATTGGAGGATGGGTGGCGAATTCAGGATATTAAAGAGCGCGAACGTCGATTGTCGACGAAACAGCGCGATGATATGATTCGAGGTCAATTGAATTCAGCCTTCCGAACATTTCCGACAAAAAAATGA
- a CDS encoding HTH-type transcriptional regulator Hpr, giving the protein MEHEKEFTGPEAMLYSHKIIQLSKALWKTVEKDWQNWIKPFDLNINEHHILWIAHALGGASISEIAKYGVMHVSTAFNFSKKLEDRGLLTFSKKETDKRNTYVQLTPKGEALLLETIHAFDPEGNGVFRASLPLQELYGKFPDLTDMTAIVRRLYGDNFMDIFAETSKMITEEAGRRPDDEDDHLTQEA; this is encoded by the coding sequence ATGGAACACGAAAAAGAATTCACTGGCCCTGAGGCCATGCTCTATAGCCACAAAATTATTCAATTGAGTAAGGCTTTATGGAAAACCGTCGAAAAAGACTGGCAAAATTGGATTAAACCGTTCGACTTGAACATTAACGAACATCATATCTTATGGATTGCCCATGCTTTAGGCGGTGCATCGATCTCTGAAATTGCAAAATATGGCGTCATGCACGTCTCGACTGCTTTCAACTTCTCGAAGAAGTTAGAGGACCGTGGATTACTTACGTTTTCTAAAAAAGAGACGGACAAACGAAATACGTATGTCCAGTTGACACCTAAAGGCGAAGCATTGTTACTCGAGACGATTCATGCGTTTGACCCAGAAGGTAACGGTGTCTTCCGCGCTTCCCTTCCCTTGCAAGAACTTTATGGCAAGTTCCCCGATTTAACAGACATGACGGCCATCGTTCGTCGCTTGTATGGGGACAACTTCATGGATATCTTTGCAGAAACATCAAAAATGATTACAGAAGAGGCAGGCAGACGCCCTGATGATGAGGATGATCATCTCACTCAAGAAGCCTAA
- a CDS encoding GlsB/YeaQ/YmgE family stress response membrane protein — translation MGFILYLIIGGIIGWLAGLILGKDVPGGIIGNIIAGIIGAWLGGLIFGDFGPTVADIAIIPALIGAIILILIVSFVMKSMRKK, via the coding sequence ATGGGGTTTATTCTTTATTTAATTATCGGGGGTATCATCGGTTGGTTAGCAGGATTGATTTTAGGTAAGGACGTACCAGGTGGAATCATTGGTAACATCATCGCGGGGATCATCGGTGCATGGTTAGGTGGACTTATCTTTGGTGACTTCGGACCAACAGTTGCGGATATCGCAATTATCCCAGCGCTTATTGGTGCGATTATCTTAATCTTAATCGTATCATTCGTTATGAAATCAATGCGTAAAAAATAA
- a CDS encoding ammonium transporter has protein sequence MNMEDILYYMDTLYVLIAALLVLTMQLGFGLLETGTLRAKNAGHVAVKQIISLSVAALAFWAVGFGLSFGDGTTWFGTEGFFLSGSFSSLDWANVSIDIKFLFQLSFVAVSLAIAWGGFAERAKLSAYVLFGIFFVAILYPIVARSVWAGGMLGSMGMQDFAGSAVVHLQGGMAALMATIILKPRRKTESLAGHNHVLTVVGGLVLWLCWFGFNAGSTMSVADGFFGYVALTTMLATAAGALGALAIVMLHRKTADIPSIVNGVLGALVAITAACAFVEPWAAVVIGALASIATYGTSILMAKYVDDPLCAFSVHGVAGIIGTLALGFFASPRLVEITGIGSAGLFYGGGLTQLGVQTLGVLIAMVIAGGGSYAFLKLLDVTIGLRVTEEQEDVGLDIAEHGVSAYGEVEESTEKPGRLPKILGSSVSVMSPKK, from the coding sequence ATGAACATGGAAGACATTCTCTATTATATGGACACGCTGTATGTACTCATCGCTGCATTGCTCGTATTGACGATGCAATTAGGTTTCGGATTACTCGAGACCGGGACGCTCCGAGCCAAGAACGCCGGTCACGTCGCGGTCAAACAAATAATCAGCCTCTCTGTGGCGGCACTCGCTTTTTGGGCGGTCGGGTTCGGCCTCTCGTTCGGAGATGGAACGACTTGGTTCGGGACAGAAGGTTTCTTCTTGAGTGGATCGTTCTCAAGCCTCGATTGGGCGAACGTTTCAATCGACATCAAATTCTTATTCCAGTTATCATTTGTTGCAGTCTCACTCGCCATCGCTTGGGGTGGATTTGCGGAACGGGCTAAGCTGTCTGCCTACGTTCTCTTCGGTATCTTCTTCGTTGCTATCCTCTATCCAATCGTCGCACGCTCAGTATGGGCTGGCGGTATGCTTGGATCAATGGGTATGCAAGACTTCGCGGGTTCAGCGGTCGTTCACCTTCAAGGTGGGATGGCGGCGCTCATGGCTACCATCATCTTAAAACCACGTCGTAAGACGGAATCACTCGCTGGTCATAACCACGTCTTAACCGTTGTTGGCGGTCTCGTCCTTTGGCTTTGCTGGTTCGGATTCAACGCCGGCTCGACGATGTCGGTCGCTGACGGATTCTTCGGATACGTTGCATTGACGACGATGCTCGCCACAGCAGCTGGTGCGCTCGGTGCCCTTGCCATCGTCATGCTCCATCGGAAAACGGCAGATATCCCGTCAATCGTCAACGGGGTTCTCGGTGCACTCGTCGCCATCACGGCGGCATGTGCGTTCGTCGAACCGTGGGCGGCCGTCGTCATTGGTGCACTCGCATCCATCGCGACATACGGAACGAGCATCTTGATGGCGAAATATGTGGATGACCCACTCTGCGCCTTCTCTGTACACGGAGTGGCTGGGATCATCGGAACACTCGCACTTGGCTTCTTCGCTTCTCCCCGACTTGTCGAAATTACGGGTATCGGTTCTGCCGGACTGTTCTATGGTGGCGGATTGACACAACTCGGCGTACAGACACTCGGTGTGTTGATCGCCATGGTCATCGCCGGTGGCGGCAGTTATGCTTTCTTAAAACTACTCGACGTCACAATCGGTCTCCGTGTCACGGAAGAACAAGAAGATGTCGGTCTCGATATCGCAGAACATGGTGTGTCAGCATACGGTGAAGTCGAAGAGTCGACAGAGAAACCAGGACGCCTTCCGAAAATTCTCGGTTCAAGCGTATCGGTCATGTCTCCTAAAAAATAA
- a CDS encoding ABC transporter permease, with protein MNRFTSRLGNWMEEVVKYSRYVANGGLLFTLYFTLIYGAFVYNNFLERIDGTFPGAWIAAAILLIIPLGHRPRTFIQDADQVFLLPELGDIRSYMIGVRLFNVAFAVLRALLVLLILLPLLVRTENYSSMEVLSFVVTMVLLSAAGRLARVEGIREWTILLFALVSGVCLLVDWTQWAWIPAFAPFILLHVKRHERIPLLHWLTLEEKSRAQFERVISWFVDLPTLREEVRERRLLTKLLERRVLQHVDASRYVYGLRIIRSNDSLDLILRLTAVALIVMWMSGGWYVGFVTPLFVGLTALQLVPLFKRLEAVSIVSWLPITRDERIEGYSWWAMRLLIVQAIVLVLVSIAFGATWDAAIGFILSIVVIRYYLSRLT; from the coding sequence ATGAATCGATTTACTTCAAGACTCGGAAATTGGATGGAAGAGGTCGTCAAGTATAGTCGCTATGTCGCGAACGGGGGGCTACTGTTCACGCTCTACTTCACCTTGATTTACGGGGCGTTCGTCTATAACAATTTTTTAGAACGAATCGATGGGACGTTCCCGGGTGCATGGATTGCTGCGGCGATCCTGTTGATTATCCCGCTCGGTCATCGTCCACGAACATTCATCCAAGATGCAGATCAAGTGTTCTTACTACCGGAGCTGGGTGATATTCGATCCTATATGATTGGCGTTCGTCTGTTTAATGTCGCATTCGCCGTGCTGCGTGCATTGCTCGTCTTGCTCATTTTGTTACCACTTCTCGTGCGAACGGAAAATTATTCGAGTATGGAAGTGCTATCATTCGTCGTGACGATGGTTTTGCTGTCAGCTGCGGGACGTTTGGCTAGAGTAGAGGGGATTCGCGAATGGACGATCTTGCTGTTTGCGCTCGTGAGCGGTGTCTGTCTTCTTGTCGATTGGACACAGTGGGCGTGGATTCCGGCTTTTGCTCCGTTCATTCTATTACACGTTAAGCGACATGAGCGGATTCCTCTTCTCCATTGGTTGACTCTTGAAGAGAAGAGTCGGGCCCAATTTGAACGGGTGATCAGTTGGTTCGTCGACTTACCGACCTTGAGAGAAGAAGTCCGGGAGCGTAGACTGTTGACGAAATTGTTAGAACGGCGAGTACTCCAGCACGTGGACGCATCACGTTATGTGTACGGCCTTCGTATTATTCGGTCAAACGATTCGCTCGATTTGATTCTTCGTTTGACAGCAGTAGCGCTCATTGTCATGTGGATGTCAGGAGGGTGGTATGTGGGCTTTGTCACGCCACTCTTTGTGGGACTAACGGCATTACAGCTCGTTCCTTTATTTAAGCGGTTAGAGGCGGTTTCAATAGTCTCCTGGCTACCAATTACTCGTGACGAGCGGATCGAAGGGTATTCATGGTGGGCGATGCGGTTGCTTATCGTCCAGGCAATCGTTCTCGTACTTGTGTCCATCGCTTTTGGTGCGACATGGGACGCGGCGATTGGGTTTATCTTATCGATTGTGGTCATTCGCTATTACTTGAGCCGTTTGACATAA
- a CDS encoding peptidylprolyl isomerase, whose amino-acid sequence MSNGMTNEPKKQDKKFSTGALVGASAIALIIGAGGTYAATNAGGGESDNSAVVTYKGGEVTRGEIADMSYDRMVPQLAFQETMNALLEKEYGDQVDQEKVDEEFSKTEEQFNSEEEFEQAIQQAGMSGTEEFKEALRGQMLVDAAKSELVDVTDEDIEAQFAKENVEVEASHILVESEEEAQDIIKELNDGADFAELAKEKSTDTGSGEKGGELGYFSAGAMVPEFEEYAFKEDVVGKVSEPVQSQFGFHVIKVTDRKEKDLKLEDEKDRIREELAAEKSASVDANKIYAELIEKYNVDVKDAKAEQQFDAVKEAIKNADESSEESTEQ is encoded by the coding sequence ATGTCAAACGGAATGACGAATGAACCAAAAAAGCAAGATAAAAAATTCTCAACTGGCGCTCTCGTTGGTGCATCTGCAATCGCACTCATCATCGGTGCTGGCGGTACGTACGCGGCAACGAACGCGGGCGGCGGAGAATCAGATAATTCAGCAGTCGTCACATATAAAGGCGGCGAGGTCACTCGCGGTGAAATCGCGGATATGAGCTATGACCGGATGGTGCCACAACTCGCATTCCAAGAGACGATGAATGCACTTCTTGAAAAAGAATACGGTGACCAAGTCGACCAAGAAAAAGTAGACGAAGAATTCAGCAAGACAGAAGAACAATTCAACTCAGAAGAAGAATTTGAACAAGCGATTCAACAAGCCGGCATGAGTGGTACGGAAGAGTTCAAAGAAGCGCTTCGCGGGCAGATGCTTGTTGACGCAGCAAAATCTGAGCTTGTCGACGTGACCGATGAAGACATCGAAGCACAGTTCGCAAAAGAGAACGTAGAAGTGGAAGCTAGTCACATTCTCGTTGAATCAGAAGAAGAAGCACAAGACATCATCAAAGAGTTGAACGACGGTGCGGACTTCGCAGAACTCGCGAAAGAGAAATCAACGGATACAGGTTCTGGCGAAAAAGGTGGAGAGCTCGGTTACTTCTCTGCCGGTGCGATGGTACCTGAATTCGAAGAATACGCGTTTAAAGAAGATGTGGTCGGAAAAGTTTCTGAACCAGTCCAATCGCAATTCGGTTTCCACGTCATCAAAGTGACAGACCGTAAAGAGAAAGACTTGAAACTCGAAGACGAGAAAGACCGCATTCGTGAAGAATTAGCAGCTGAAAAATCAGCTTCGGTCGACGCGAACAAAATTTACGCAGAGTTGATTGAAAAATATAACGTTGACGTAAAAGATGCAAAAGCAGAGCAACAATTTGACGCTGTCAAAGAAGCGATTAAAAACGCAGACGAATCTTCTGAAGAATCGACTGAACAATAA
- a CDS encoding ABC transporter ATP-binding protein: MLHVDRLNGGYLGKQVLHDVSFEVKKGELVGLIGLNGAGKSTTIKHILGLLSPLSGQIEIDGETLQSSEKKYRKKVSYIPETPILYETLTLQEHIELMGKAYDVDSKDLTMRTNRLAKEMRMEKQLAWFPSVFSKGMRQKAMILCALVTKTPLLIVDEPFVGLDPLAIRQLLQLFDEYKEDCAILMSTHILETAERHCDRFIFLHQGVVIATGTAAELREVYRLSPDATLDDIYVEAIASEEQSS; this comes from the coding sequence ATGCTGCACGTCGATCGGTTGAACGGCGGATATCTCGGTAAACAAGTATTGCATGACGTTTCGTTTGAAGTGAAAAAAGGAGAGCTCGTTGGTTTGATAGGGCTAAATGGCGCTGGGAAATCAACAACAATCAAACACATTTTGGGGCTCTTGTCACCACTATCCGGACAAATAGAAATTGATGGTGAGACATTACAGTCTTCAGAAAAAAAGTATCGTAAAAAAGTAAGTTACATACCGGAGACGCCGATTTTATATGAGACATTGACATTACAAGAACATATCGAGTTAATGGGAAAAGCGTATGATGTCGATTCTAAGGATTTGACTATGCGTACAAACCGTTTGGCGAAAGAGATGCGAATGGAAAAGCAACTCGCATGGTTCCCATCGGTCTTTTCGAAAGGGATGCGTCAAAAAGCAATGATTTTATGTGCTCTCGTGACAAAGACTCCGCTCTTGATCGTTGATGAACCGTTTGTTGGTCTTGATCCATTGGCGATTCGACAGTTGCTCCAATTATTTGATGAGTATAAAGAAGACTGCGCGATTTTGATGTCGACCCACATCCTTGAAACGGCAGAACGGCATTGTGATCGATTCATCTTCCTTCATCAAGGTGTCGTCATCGCAACCGGCACGGCCGCGGAATTACGTGAAGTGTACCGATTATCACCGGATGCGACGCTTGATGACATATATGTCGAGGCGATTGCTTCGGAGGAACAGTCGTCATGA
- a CDS encoding DUF1878 family protein, translated as MSLEEKVEHLAYQMKILLEIVDWTNRPFEYEVIRANLTKQEVESFYQLLDEIRARQNEQVRYGFTSIEPLLVHFAGMLDARLDVKTILEACVRQGIELDVTEPLYRQVRLLE; from the coding sequence GTGTCACTAGAAGAGAAGGTCGAGCATTTAGCGTATCAGATGAAGATCTTACTCGAGATTGTCGATTGGACGAACCGTCCGTTTGAATATGAAGTGATTCGAGCAAACTTGACGAAACAGGAAGTGGAGTCATTTTATCAATTGCTTGATGAAATTCGAGCGCGACAAAACGAGCAAGTGCGCTATGGATTTACGTCCATAGAGCCGTTGCTCGTTCATTTTGCAGGTATGTTAGATGCGAGGCTCGATGTGAAAACGATTCTTGAGGCATGCGTCCGTCAAGGAATCGAATTAGACGTCACAGAGCCACTCTATCGGCAGGTTAGGCTTCTTGAGTGA
- the hemE gene encoding uroporphyrinogen decarboxylase, which yields MTRRMNDTILKAFKGEATDYVPVWYMRQAGRYQPEYREIKKTRSLFEITHDPELCAYVTELPVKQLGVDAAILYKDIMTPLPSMGVDVEIKSGIGPVIDNPYRTMEDVERLKPLNPDDISYVFDTIRLLRERLEVPLIGFSGAPFTLASYMIEGGPSRNYHRTKALMYAEPDVWNALMEKLGDMVITYAKAQADAGIQAFQLFDSWVGTLSRKDYARYIKPTTERIFKELRSLDIPLIMHGVGASHQIEEWHDLPLDVVGLDWRLSVKEARERGITKAVQGNLDPSFLLAPWPVIEEKVKEILDEGMKQPGYVFNLGHGVFPEVDPAVLVKLTAFIHDYSREKMGGNES from the coding sequence ATGACGCGACGTATGAACGATACAATTTTAAAAGCGTTTAAAGGAGAGGCGACGGACTATGTACCTGTATGGTATATGCGCCAAGCTGGACGCTATCAACCGGAATATCGAGAGATTAAAAAGACGAGGTCACTATTCGAGATCACACATGATCCTGAACTTTGTGCATATGTCACGGAACTTCCGGTGAAACAACTCGGAGTCGACGCGGCCATCCTATATAAAGACATCATGACACCACTTCCATCGATGGGAGTTGATGTCGAAATTAAGAGCGGAATCGGACCGGTCATCGATAATCCATATCGTACGATGGAGGATGTGGAACGACTTAAACCGTTAAACCCAGATGATATCTCATACGTCTTTGATACAATCCGTTTATTGCGGGAACGTCTAGAAGTCCCACTAATCGGCTTTTCAGGTGCACCGTTCACATTGGCGAGCTACATGATCGAAGGGGGCCCATCCCGTAACTATCATCGCACGAAAGCGCTCATGTATGCAGAACCGGATGTATGGAATGCGTTGATGGAGAAACTCGGTGATATGGTCATCACGTATGCGAAGGCGCAAGCGGATGCTGGCATTCAGGCGTTTCAATTGTTTGATTCGTGGGTCGGCACGCTTAGTCGTAAAGATTATGCGCGTTACATCAAACCGACGACGGAGCGAATTTTCAAGGAATTGCGTTCACTCGATATTCCGCTCATCATGCACGGTGTCGGAGCGAGCCATCAAATCGAAGAATGGCATGACCTTCCACTAGATGTGGTCGGTCTTGACTGGCGTTTGTCGGTAAAGGAAGCACGGGAACGTGGGATTACGAAAGCCGTTCAAGGAAACTTAGACCCGTCGTTCTTGTTAGCTCCATGGCCGGTCATCGAAGAGAAGGTTAAGGAGATTTTAGATGAAGGAATGAAACAACCTGGTTACGTCTTCAACCTGGGACATGGGGTGTTCCCTGAAGTCGATCCGGCTGTTCTCGTCAAATTGACGGCATTCATTCACGACTACTCACGCGAAAAAATGGGAGGCAACGAATCATGA
- the hemH gene encoding ferrochelatase translates to MKTVGLLVMAYGTPYKPEDIERYYTHIRYGRKPSPEALQDLTERYEAIGGVSPLAKITIDQAETLRDILNERHVGEIEFKLYIGLKHIEPFVEDAVAQMANDGIKEAVSVVLAPHYSSYSVKSYNGRAHEEAAKYGIDIRSVESWYDEPKFIKWWASAINDTYASLPVPAEKTCLIVSAHSLPEKILAGGDPYPDQLKETADKIAIETGVPHYEIGWQSEGNTPDPWIGPDVQDLTAELYEKYGYEAFVYTPVGFVADHLEVLFDNDVECKVVCDRLGVHYARPAMPNAERSFIEAIADRMESVIVHHA, encoded by the coding sequence ATGAAAACAGTAGGACTACTTGTCATGGCGTACGGCACACCGTACAAACCGGAAGATATTGAACGTTATTACACGCATATTCGTTATGGACGCAAGCCGTCACCGGAGGCACTCCAAGATTTGACGGAACGCTACGAGGCGATTGGTGGCGTATCTCCACTCGCGAAAATCACAATCGATCAAGCGGAGACGCTTCGTGACATCTTGAATGAGCGTCATGTAGGTGAAATCGAGTTCAAACTGTATATCGGATTGAAGCATATCGAACCGTTCGTAGAAGACGCGGTCGCGCAAATGGCGAACGATGGCATCAAAGAGGCGGTATCGGTCGTCTTAGCACCTCATTACTCGTCATATAGCGTCAAATCATACAACGGACGTGCTCATGAAGAAGCGGCGAAGTATGGCATCGACATTCGTTCGGTAGAGTCGTGGTATGATGAGCCGAAGTTTATCAAATGGTGGGCGAGTGCGATTAACGATACGTATGCGTCATTGCCTGTACCGGCTGAAAAGACATGTCTCATCGTTTCAGCGCATAGTCTCCCTGAGAAGATTTTGGCTGGAGGCGACCCGTATCCGGATCAATTGAAAGAAACGGCTGATAAAATTGCCATTGAAACGGGCGTCCCGCATTATGAGATTGGTTGGCAGTCAGAAGGGAACACGCCGGATCCATGGATTGGACCTGACGTACAGGATCTGACGGCTGAACTTTATGAAAAATATGGCTATGAGGCGTTCGTCTATACGCCGGTTGGTTTTGTTGCAGACCATCTCGAAGTATTATTCGATAACGACGTCGAGTGTAAAGTTGTCTGTGACCGCCTCGGTGTTCACTACGCACGTCCAGCTATGCCAAATGCAGAGCGAAGCTTCATCGAAGCCATCGCGGATCGAATGGAAAGCGTGATCGTGCATCATGCGTAA